TTGTAGTTGCCCTTACGGTATTCTGACCTAGTCCAAGTGCGACCATCTTTATTCCTAATCTCTTTAGTGACTTTGTCATTGTCCTTACCGCATTTGGGTCAGAGGGCTCTCCGTCTGTCAAAGTTAAGAAAACATCTGGTCTTTTTGATTGTAATATGGGAAACATTTTGTCATATACCTCTGCTAGTGGTGTTGAACCATTTGCAACAATCTGAGCAAGACGTTTTGCTGATACATAATTCCATTTTACATTGTCTGGTTTGATTTGCCAGCATACGACTGATCTGTTCTCAGTGCTAAATGCATAAACTGCAAACTTTACTTTGAGAAATGCTAAAACTTCACACAATGCCAGAGTTGCTTTTTTGTATTCCAGTGCGTCTGATGCAATACTTGATGAATGATCCAATAATATTACAATTCTTGTTTTAATTGATTTTTTAACATCTGTAAAAAATGGCTCATGTCCTTCGATGAAGCTTTCTTCATCAAATTCTTCTCCACTTCTTACATGTTGTTCTTTCCATCCTGATTTCCATTCTTTGAATTTTGTTTTTAGATTGTTTATTAAGCTGAGATCGTAAATTGTAGTCTCATCTACATTTTTTGTTTCAGGGATCTTTACACCAATTGCTTCAGGTGCTAATCCTTTGTTATCTGTTTTTTTGTTTTCATCTAACAATACTTTGTATTCTTTGTAGATATTGTCCCCACTTAGTATTGCATTTGGATCTGTCTTTCCAAAATCACCTTCTTTGTTTCTTGAAACCACTGAAAGAAATTTGAGTAGTTCTTCTTCAGACATTGCTATACCTGCTTTCATAAAAGGAAGCGATACTGGAATTGTAAGTAATGAGTCAATGTCTAGTATTTTGATAATTTCACTTACCTTCTTTTCTAACCAATCTGTGTCATAGTTTTTTTCAATTGCCTCATCGACTACTTTTTTGGCAAACAATGAAGCTTTTTTGATTCTCTCAAAACTACTTGATTGAATTTCTCCCTTTATTGCTCCAAACATAAAATATTGATAAAATGCCTCAACAATCCTGGCTTTTCCATAAACCGTGCTTAGTTGTGGTCTTCCAACAAGCATAAACGAATAGTTGAAAATAATTTCTTCATCCATTCCTTTCCAAATTCTTCTACCTAGTTGTTCAACTCTTCTAGTCTCCATTGTATTTAGTATGAATCCAAATGCATGGTCATTACTTAGAATTTTTTTGCAAAATTTTATTCGCATTGCTTCATACCACAACGAGGTTCGAAACTGTCTGTACTTTTGAAAATCATCTCCTATTCTTTTTTCGAGAGGTGCGAGAATGACTTTGTTTTCCTTTAACCGTGTTCTTGTTTCCACCTTGTCAGAAAATTCTACAATGATGTTTTCTTTTTGTGACCATCTTCTAACTAAGAATGTGGCTATTTCTACTAGGGTTTCATTTCTTAATTGAAAGGACTGCATCTAATTACCGAACATAGAAGCAATGATGTCACTTACCTTCTGAAATTCAATGTTTCCCCACTGTGTGTATACATTTCCAAAAACAATCATTGCTGCTTCTTTGGGTGAAACATCATTTTCTAATAGCTTTCCAAAAGCAATAGTTTCCCTTAGGCTTGGAGCATAAAACAACTCTTCAACTGATGCTGCTTGTCGTAAAGTATTTGCAAGTTTTATCCCTTGAATTAAATCCGATTCATGTTTCTCTGAGACGTATTTTTTTACAATCTCTAATTCAACATTTTCTGGTGGGTATTCTAAACTAATTCTTACTGGAAATCTGCTTAATAGCTGTGGTGGCAATTCTTTTGTTCCGCTATGTGTTAATGGGTTGATTGTTGCAACTACAAACCAACTATCTTTTGCTCTGACGATTTCTCCTGTGGATTCCTTTAATGCAATCTGCCGTCTATCGTCTAGTGCTTCATCTAATCTTAATAGTACATCAGCTTCTGCTGCATTGATTTCATCCAAGTAAAGCAGGTTGCCTTCTCTCATTGATTTGATCAAAAGCCCTTCATCAAAACTTACAGTTCCTTCACTCAGCGTCTTTGTTCCAATGAGGTGGCTCTCTCTGGTTCTTAGACTGAAATTAATTGAGTCTAGATTGATGCTCTTGCTTTTTGCAAACTCTCTGACTAATGATGTCTTTCCAGTACCTTTTGGACCAATAATTAACACAAAAAGTCCAGAATCATACGCCTTGTTTAAAATCTGAATAGAATTATTCCAATCAACATATTGAACTTCGTCCAAGATGTGATTTGATTACTATATTCGATATTTAATATTAGATCTAATTTCCAAACGCTTCTACTTTTGCAAATGCCGCATCTAGTCGTTGATGCAATGCCTTATTCCATTCATCAAAACCTGAAGGATCTTTTGGATAGTTGTTATAGTGTTCTACTAACCATTGGTTTTCTTTTGATGTGTATTTTAATCCGTCTGCAACTGTTTTGTTCATTGCACCTCTAATAATCATCCCGAGTTTTGTTAGTCCTGAAAAATCTGGATGTTCTCCTTTACTGATTGACTCTACGTCTAGATTTCCCAAAAAGTGTTTCATTCCGTAACTGATCTGCTCATTTGTCATTTGCTGAACTAATCTTCTAAACAATTCTAATCCTGCGGTTTTGTATCCATACTCTTTGATAAAGTCAAGATTGTATTGCCACAATCCTGCTTCTGAAACATCATTTGCTTCAATTGCTTGAGCAACATTATTTCCCAAAATTGTTCCTGCAATTAGTGCTGGTCCAATCCCGCCTGCATCAATTGGTTTTGGCATCCATGCAGAATCCCCAACTAACATGTACCCTCCTGATACCATGCAATCATTTTGTCTTCTAACTGAAACTTGGAAAATTCCGGAGTTGTTGTGAATATCTTCAGGATCTTGTGACAATCGTGCATTTTTGATTGCCTTGTTTCTGTTAAGATATTCTTTCATTAATGATTCAACATTGTCTTTCTTTCCAAGCCTCTTGTTCCTTTTTTCTAAGAGTGATTTTTCAACTCCTAGTCCTATGTTTACTTTATTTTCAGCTTTTGGAAAGACCCAACCATATCCTCCCGGTGCAATATCTTGGTCTAAATGAATAATGCAATAATCTGAATCAAACTCTGAAAGATCTTTTTCTCCTTGGTCAAAATACATGATATATCTGCCAGTTGACTCCAAGTCACGTCTGTCTATTCTTCTCTCAACCTTAGTTGAGTTTTTGAGGCCGTTTCTAAGCATTGATGCTACTCCTGTTGCATCAATTACAATTTTTGCAGTCTTTTTGTATGGTTCTTTTGTCTTGTTGTTGATTCCTTGAACGCCAACTACTTGCTGTCCATCATAAATTAAGCCTGTGAGGTTTATCTCAAAATCAAATTCGATTCCCATTTTTTTGCATCTTTCATTTTGAATCTCTGGAAGCTTTTGACGATTGAGCATGTATCCTGCACCGTCAAATGGAATTGCAGTTTCTTTGTCTGGAGAAAATGCCATCACTCCTTTTACATCATGTTCGATTTCTGGTCTGCCCCACTGAACCTTTATCCTCTCACTCATGTAGTCCACTGCTTCTTTTGAACAAGCATCTCCACACACCCATCCGCCCAGAGATTTTCTTCCTGGATACATTTCTGGATTTCTGTCAATTGATAGGATTTTCAAATTTTGATTAGAATAATGAGCGATTGCTTGAGCTGTAATTGTTCCAGCTAATCCTCCGCCAGCAACTATAACGTCATAATCTGCCACAATAGGAACCGCCGTTAATCCGTATTTAAAATAATACTTTGCTTACATCTGGTGAATAGTATGTTAAACTGATCGATTCTAAAATGGGGTCGGTTCGTCGCGGCGTCTTCAAAGCGTTAGCTCAGACTGGAGCGGCTGTTATCTCCTCATTCCCAAATTTCAATAGCCGTTTATTCCTATTTAATCTAGTTGGCAAGTTGGAATATTTCTGTAAATGTCTTGATGGTATTTTTTTTGTTGTAGATGGGTGTATGGATTTTTAGTTTTATTGCTTCTTTTTCTTGGAATTCTATCTTGCCTTTGATAAATTCCTGTTTGTCAAATCTAATGTTATATCTTGAATCAACTGTTCTTTCTTCAATTTCATTAATCATGATTGAGAGTTGCTCTTTTGAGATGTTTTTGATAAATTTCTCCATGAATTTAATTGCCTGTTTTTTGACCAGTTTTGCATTTAGTATTGTGATTGGATTGTCAAAATGTCCTGTGGTGTGCTCTATGGAAAAATCTTCATCTTCTAACTCAAACATTTCATTAAATGCTTCAAAGAATTTTGAGATATCTTCTGTAGCATGAATAATTACATTAATTGATGCTTCTAACTTTTCAGCCATTCTAAAGTGTGATTAGAAACCTTCTATGCTTCAAGTAATGCTATTTCTTTCTCAGCAGTTCTGATTAGTTTTACTTTTTCTAATCCGACATGTCTTACTCTGATGACTTTCTTAAATGCAGCCATGATGTCTGAGTTAATCTTGCTGTAACATGTTGCCTGAACAAATTGGTCAATTGTCATTTGAGGAACCGTGTTGTTAATAACATCTCTTGCAATCAATCTTAATGCGTGCTTTCTTGAGGTGTTTAACTGTCTGTGTGTTAGGGCAATTACTTTGATTCTAAAGATGTAACCGTCTTTGGTTTTGACATCTATGATGAAATTGATTTTTGATGAACCACGTCTAACTAGGCTTCTCAAAAATTCTTTTGAATATTCAAATCTCTTAAAGATTGTAGATGCTTTGTCCCCATCTACCTTGTCTAATTGGAAGTAAATTTTGTATTGATGTTGTGATGGATCTCCTTTTAGGATATCGT
Above is a window of Nitrosopumilus sp. K4 DNA encoding:
- a CDS encoding vWA domain-containing protein — its product is MQSFQLRNETLVEIATFLVRRWSQKENIIVEFSDKVETRTRLKENKVILAPLEKRIGDDFQKYRQFRTSLWYEAMRIKFCKKILSNDHAFGFILNTMETRRVEQLGRRIWKGMDEEIIFNYSFMLVGRPQLSTVYGKARIVEAFYQYFMFGAIKGEIQSSSFERIKKASLFAKKVVDEAIEKNYDTDWLEKKVSEIIKILDIDSLLTIPVSLPFMKAGIAMSEEELLKFLSVVSRNKEGDFGKTDPNAILSGDNIYKEYKVLLDENKKTDNKGLAPEAIGVKIPETKNVDETTIYDLSLINNLKTKFKEWKSGWKEQHVRSGEEFDEESFIEGHEPFFTDVKKSIKTRIVILLDHSSSIASDALEYKKATLALCEVLAFLKVKFAVYAFSTENRSVVCWQIKPDNVKWNYVSAKRLAQIVANGSTPLAEVYDKMFPILQSKRPDVFLTLTDGEPSDPNAVRTMTKSLKRLGIKMVALGLGQNTVRATTIANNLRHLGYEKTLAVSRLNDIPNKVLSMLEQS
- a CDS encoding MoxR family ATPase; the protein is MDEVQYVDWNNSIQILNKAYDSGLFVLIIGPKGTGKTSLVREFAKSKSINLDSINFSLRTRESHLIGTKTLSEGTVSFDEGLLIKSMREGNLLYLDEINAAEADVLLRLDEALDDRRQIALKESTGEIVRAKDSWFVVATINPLTHSGTKELPPQLLSRFPVRISLEYPPENVELEIVKKYVSEKHESDLIQGIKLANTLRQAASVEELFYAPSLRETIAFGKLLENDVSPKEAAMIVFGNVYTQWGNIEFQKVSDIIASMFGN
- a CDS encoding NAD(P)/FAD-dependent oxidoreductase; protein product: MADYDVIVAGGGLAGTITAQAIAHYSNQNLKILSIDRNPEMYPGRKSLGGWVCGDACSKEAVDYMSERIKVQWGRPEIEHDVKGVMAFSPDKETAIPFDGAGYMLNRQKLPEIQNERCKKMGIEFDFEINLTGLIYDGQQVVGVQGINNKTKEPYKKTAKIVIDATGVASMLRNGLKNSTKVERRIDRRDLESTGRYIMYFDQGEKDLSEFDSDYCIIHLDQDIAPGGYGWVFPKAENKVNIGLGVEKSLLEKRNKRLGKKDNVESLMKEYLNRNKAIKNARLSQDPEDIHNNSGIFQVSVRRQNDCMVSGGYMLVGDSAWMPKPIDAGGIGPALIAGTILGNNVAQAIEANDVSEAGLWQYNLDFIKEYGYKTAGLELFRRLVQQMTNEQISYGMKHFLGNLDVESISKGEHPDFSGLTKLGMIIRGAMNKTVADGLKYTSKENQWLVEHYNNYPKDPSGFDEWNKALHQRLDAAFAKVEAFGN
- a CDS encoding RNA-binding domain-containing protein, encoding MAEKLEASINVIIHATEDISKFFEAFNEMFELEDEDFSIEHTTGHFDNPITILNAKLVKKQAIKFMEKFIKNISKEQLSIMINEIEERTVDSRYNIRFDKQEFIKGKIEFQEKEAIKLKIHTPIYNKKNTIKTFTEIFQLAN
- a CDS encoding 30S ribosomal protein S3ae gives rise to the protein MARRKGRVKDKWREKRWITVNAPDSFNNVPIAYVPITDDENASGRVIEVTLYDILKGDPSQHQYKIYFQLDKVDGDKASTIFKRFEYSKEFLRSLVRRGSSKINFIIDVKTKDGYIFRIKVIALTHRQLNTSRKHALRLIARDVINNTVPQMTIDQFVQATCYSKINSDIMAAFKKVIRVRHVGLEKVKLIRTAEKEIALLEA